One stretch of Bacillus spongiae DNA includes these proteins:
- the hpf gene encoding ribosome hibernation-promoting factor, HPF/YfiA family, producing the protein MLTYNIRGENIEVTPAIREHLEKKVGKLERYFNETPDANVHVNLKVYHDKTTKVEVTIPMPHIVLRAEERHEDMYAGIDLIIDKLERQIRKHKTKINRKIRENGSPKEFFANMGGTKAAQLQEDEEEMEVVRTKQFNLKPMDSEEAILQMNLLGHSFFIYTDAESNATNIVYKRRDGKYGLIETN; encoded by the coding sequence ATGTTAACTTATAACATTCGTGGTGAGAACATTGAGGTAACTCCAGCAATTAGGGAGCATTTAGAGAAAAAAGTAGGAAAGCTGGAGCGTTACTTTAATGAAACTCCTGATGCAAACGTACACGTAAATTTAAAAGTATACCATGATAAAACAACAAAAGTAGAGGTAACGATTCCAATGCCACATATCGTCCTTCGTGCTGAAGAAAGACATGAAGATATGTACGCAGGAATTGATCTAATCATTGATAAATTAGAAAGACAAATAAGAAAGCATAAAACAAAGATTAATCGAAAAATTCGTGAAAATGGAAGTCCAAAAGAGTTTTTTGCAAATATGGGAGGAACGAAAGCTGCTCAGCTTCAAGAAGATGAAGAGGAGATGGAAGTCGTTCGTACAAAGCAATTTAATTTGAAGCCAATGGATAGTGAGGAAGCGATTCTTCAAATGAATCTATTAGGTCACAGCTTTTTCATTTATACAGATGCTGAATCAAATGCGACCAATATCGTTTATAAACGACGTGACGGGAAGTACGGACTAATTGAAACGAACTAA
- the secA gene encoding preprotein translocase subunit SecA: MIGFLNKVFDANKRELKKAEKLADQIDALGPKIEALSDEEIKAKTVEFKERYQSGETLEDLLVEAFAVVREGARRVLNQHPYRVQLMGGISLHEGNISEMKTGEGKTLTATMPVYLNAISGKGVHVVTVNEYLASRDAEEMGRLYEFLGLTVGLNLNSLSKEEKSEAYLADITYGTNNEFGFDYLRDNMVLYNEHKVQRPLNFAVIDEVDSILIDEARTPLIISGQAQRSAQLYMQANAFVRMLNKESDYTYDEKTKSVLLTEDGISKAEKGFNIENLFDLNHVKLLHHINQALKAHVTMHKDVDYVVQDGEVVIVDSFTGRLMKGRRYSEGLHQAIEAKEGLEVQNESMTMATITFQNYFRMYEKLSGMTGTAKTEEEEFRNIYNMNVIVIPTNKPVVRDDRSDLIYASMEGKFRAVVEDIAERHKKGQPVLVGTVAIETSEVISKLLLKRGVRHNVLNAKNHGREADIILDAGQKGAVTIATNMAGRGTDIKLGEGVLDLGGLAVIGTERHESRRIDNQLRGRSGRQGDPGVTQFYLSMEDELMRRFGSDNMKSMMERLGMDDSQPIQSKMVSRAVESAQKRVEGNNFDSRKQLLQYDDVLRQQREIIYAQRNEVLSSENLRGIVENMLRSVIERQVEAHASLAEEEEKWNLQGLVDFVQANLLSEGDVEVADLKDKSPDEMTEFIFQKVLSLYSEKEEEMTSERMREFERVVLLRAVDTKWTDHIDAMDHLRQGIHLRAYGQNDPLREYQNEGYIMFESMVTAIEEDSARLAMKAQIRNNLERQEVAKGQAVNPKEGDQKVKKRKPVRKEENIGRNDLCPCGSGKKYKNCHG, encoded by the coding sequence ATGATTGGATTTTTAAACAAAGTTTTCGATGCCAATAAACGCGAATTAAAAAAGGCTGAAAAGCTAGCAGACCAAATAGATGCATTAGGTCCTAAGATAGAAGCATTATCAGATGAAGAGATTAAAGCAAAGACGGTTGAATTTAAAGAGCGTTATCAAAGCGGAGAAACGCTAGAAGATTTATTGGTAGAAGCGTTTGCTGTTGTTCGTGAGGGAGCCCGTCGTGTTCTTAACCAGCATCCTTATCGAGTCCAGCTCATGGGGGGAATTTCTCTTCATGAAGGAAATATATCGGAAATGAAAACAGGTGAAGGTAAAACGTTAACAGCTACGATGCCAGTTTATTTAAATGCGATTTCTGGCAAAGGCGTTCATGTTGTTACAGTGAACGAGTACTTAGCAAGTCGTGACGCTGAGGAAATGGGACGGTTGTATGAGTTTTTAGGTTTAACCGTCGGTCTAAATTTAAATTCATTATCGAAGGAAGAGAAGAGTGAAGCCTATTTAGCGGATATTACCTATGGAACCAATAATGAATTTGGTTTTGATTATCTTCGCGATAATATGGTCCTTTACAATGAACATAAAGTACAGAGACCACTTAACTTTGCTGTCATTGATGAGGTTGACTCCATTCTTATTGATGAAGCAAGAACGCCGCTTATTATTTCAGGACAAGCACAGCGCTCTGCTCAGCTATATATGCAAGCTAATGCCTTTGTACGGATGCTTAATAAAGAAAGCGACTATACGTATGATGAAAAGACGAAAAGTGTATTATTAACAGAAGATGGTATTTCGAAAGCTGAAAAAGGCTTTAATATTGAAAATCTCTTTGATTTAAATCATGTCAAGCTCCTTCATCATATTAATCAAGCGTTAAAAGCTCATGTTACGATGCATAAAGACGTAGACTATGTAGTGCAGGATGGCGAAGTGGTCATTGTTGACTCCTTTACGGGACGATTAATGAAGGGGCGTCGTTATAGTGAAGGGCTGCATCAAGCTATTGAAGCAAAAGAAGGACTTGAAGTTCAAAACGAAAGCATGACAATGGCAACGATTACTTTCCAAAACTACTTCCGTATGTATGAAAAACTGTCCGGAATGACGGGAACAGCTAAGACGGAAGAAGAAGAGTTCCGAAATATATATAATATGAATGTCATTGTGATTCCGACGAACAAACCGGTTGTTCGTGATGATCGTTCCGATTTAATTTATGCGTCAATGGAAGGGAAATTCCGTGCAGTGGTAGAGGATATTGCCGAACGTCATAAGAAGGGGCAACCTGTTCTCGTCGGTACAGTAGCGATTGAGACTTCTGAAGTAATCTCCAAGCTATTACTTAAACGAGGTGTTCGTCATAACGTTTTAAATGCGAAGAACCATGGGCGTGAAGCGGATATTATTTTAGATGCAGGTCAAAAAGGTGCCGTGACGATTGCGACAAACATGGCGGGTCGTGGAACGGATATTAAATTAGGAGAAGGTGTTCTTGACTTAGGGGGACTGGCTGTTATCGGAACAGAACGTCATGAGTCACGCCGAATTGACAATCAGCTTAGAGGTCGTTCAGGTCGTCAAGGAGATCCTGGTGTTACACAATTCTATTTGTCTATGGAAGACGAGCTAATGCGTCGCTTTGGCTCTGACAATATGAAATCGATGATGGAGCGTCTTGGGATGGACGATTCTCAGCCAATTCAAAGTAAAATGGTAAGTCGAGCCGTTGAAAGTGCGCAAAAGCGCGTGGAAGGAAATAACTTCGACTCGCGTAAGCAATTACTTCAATATGATGATGTGCTTCGTCAGCAGCGTGAAATTATTTATGCTCAGCGTAATGAAGTATTAAGCTCAGAAAATCTTCGTGGAATCGTCGAAAATATGCTACGTTCTGTGATTGAACGACAAGTGGAGGCTCACGCATCACTGGCGGAAGAAGAAGAAAAATGGAATCTTCAAGGATTAGTGGATTTTGTTCAAGCCAATCTTCTTAGTGAAGGCGATGTCGAGGTTGCGGATTTAAAGGATAAATCACCAGACGAAATGACGGAGTTTATTTTCCAAAAGGTTCTTTCTCTATACAGTGAAAAAGAGGAAGAAATGACTTCTGAACGTATGAGAGAATTTGAGAGAGTAGTCCTTTTACGTGCTGTTGATACGAAATGGACAGACCATATTGATGCGATGGACCACCTTCGTCAAGGAATTCATTTACGTGCTTACGGTCAGAATGATCCTTTAAGGGAATATCAAAATGAAGGATACATTATGTTTGAATCGATGGTCACAGCGATTGAAGAGGACTCCGCACGACTTGCGATGAAGGCCCAAATACGCAATAATCTTGAACGCCAAGAAGTAGCAAAAGGCCAAGCGGTAAATCCGAAAGAAGGCGACCAAAAGGTGAAAAAGCGTAAGCCGGTTCGCAAAGAGGAAAACATCGGTCGAAACGATTTATGCCCATGTGGAAGCGGGAAAAAATATAAAAATTGTCACGGATAA
- a CDS encoding flagellar hook-associated protein 2 encodes MNDLRISGLASGMDTDQIVSDLMRAERLPMDRLEQQKAYLEWQRDDYREMNKMLLEFDTLIFDGIYRDSTFNQKQVDVSAPEELSIKNLSSTGDFAGTIEVTSLASAATMFSNTNIHLDPTKALSEQGVSGMQTITIQAIGEDGVTSTEPTTIEFDPSEHTLNSLISMINAESNVTMFYDSFTGKVAVTANYSGDAQASDGSNIPEITLSGDFFMNVLQFDDDGTGKATNIHSETLNNGTLGANAKFNYNGLETERHSNTFTLSGFEVTLKQATGDPVHFQSTPDVDSILDTVVQFVEKYNDIIKKINEELVEVKQRDYPPLTSEQKKGMEEKEIELWEEQARSGTLRNDSTLTTAINQMRLDLSSPISGIGNLLSDIGIDTSKDYLDRGKLIIDEEKLRETIANDPNALKDVFTKNGESMDEKGIARRLRDTVQEAMAGIEVRAGRASSTNHTFTLGRNLDNIEDQMDRFEQRLTQIEDRYWRQFTAMELAIQQANTQSTYLMQQFSF; translated from the coding sequence ATGAATGATTTGAGAATAAGTGGTTTAGCAAGTGGGATGGACACGGATCAAATCGTAAGCGATTTAATGAGGGCAGAGAGGCTGCCAATGGATAGGCTTGAACAGCAAAAGGCGTATTTAGAATGGCAACGGGATGATTATCGTGAGATGAATAAGATGCTTTTAGAGTTCGATACGTTAATCTTTGATGGAATCTATAGGGATTCTACATTTAATCAAAAGCAAGTTGATGTGTCAGCACCTGAAGAGCTTTCGATAAAAAATCTGTCCTCAACAGGGGATTTTGCAGGAACAATAGAAGTAACATCGTTAGCATCAGCGGCAACGATGTTTAGCAATACAAACATTCATTTAGATCCAACAAAAGCGCTCAGTGAGCAAGGAGTTTCCGGTATGCAAACGATTACTATTCAAGCGATTGGGGAGGACGGAGTGACATCGACGGAACCGACGACGATTGAATTTGATCCATCAGAGCATACGTTAAATTCATTAATTTCAATGATTAATGCAGAGTCAAATGTCACGATGTTTTATGATTCTTTTACAGGAAAAGTTGCTGTAACAGCTAATTATAGTGGAGATGCACAAGCAAGTGATGGATCAAATATTCCTGAAATAACCTTGTCTGGCGACTTTTTTATGAATGTTTTACAGTTTGACGATGATGGAACTGGTAAAGCAACGAATATACACTCAGAGACCTTAAATAATGGAACACTCGGGGCCAATGCGAAATTTAATTATAATGGCTTGGAGACAGAGAGACATTCGAATACATTTACATTATCAGGCTTCGAAGTCACTTTAAAGCAAGCGACGGGAGACCCAGTTCATTTTCAATCCACACCGGATGTTGATAGTATTTTAGACACTGTCGTTCAATTTGTCGAAAAATATAATGACATAATAAAAAAAATAAATGAAGAATTAGTGGAAGTAAAACAACGTGATTATCCACCACTAACTAGTGAACAGAAAAAAGGCATGGAGGAGAAGGAAATTGAATTGTGGGAAGAACAAGCTCGTAGTGGAACACTACGAAATGACTCGACCTTAACAACGGCTATCAACCAAATGCGTTTAGACCTATCTTCTCCTATCAGTGGTATAGGTAATTTACTTTCGGATATTGGTATTGATACTTCGAAAGACTATTTAGATCGCGGAAAACTTATTATCGATGAAGAAAAACTAAGAGAAACCATTGCCAACGACCCGAATGCATTGAAAGATGTGTTTACAAAAAACGGCGAGAGTATGGATGAAAAAGGAATAGCACGAAGATTACGTGATACCGTTCAAGAGGCAATGGCAGGTATTGAGGTTCGTGCGGGAAGAGCAAGTAGTACCAACCATACCTTTACATTAGGTCGGAATTTAGACAATATTGAAGATCAAATGGACAGGTTTGAACAAAGGTTGACTCAAATTGAGGATCGCTATTGGCGCCAATTCACGGCAATGGAATTAGCCATTCAGCAAGCGAACACTCAATCAACGTATTTAATGCAGCAATTTAGTTTTTAA
- a CDS encoding YitT family protein gives MSNSKRRRGELANPALNKLLEYGYIFIGSILIGIAFNVFLLPNEVASGGVTGISTILKGLVDWNPAYVQWALNIPLFIAGLILLGVHFGVKTAVGTIFLPLVVYLTEDWEPWTSDPLLGSLFGGIGVGLGLGIVFRGKASTGGTDLAAQIINKYTGLTLGTCVALIDGLIVLSAAIVFDIEKGLYALIGLFVTSKTIDLVQVGIGRSKMTLIITNRQEEIRDGILNKIDRGVTKLSAYGGYTDDERPILMCVVDQTEFTKLKQLVKAIDPSAFIVVTDSSEVLGEGFNRA, from the coding sequence ATGAGCAATAGTAAGCGAAGACGCGGTGAACTAGCGAATCCAGCATTAAATAAATTATTAGAATATGGGTATATTTTTATTGGATCCATTTTAATCGGGATTGCTTTCAATGTGTTTTTATTGCCGAACGAAGTGGCATCAGGAGGAGTTACAGGTATTTCAACAATCTTAAAAGGGTTAGTAGATTGGAATCCAGCTTATGTACAATGGGCATTAAACATTCCACTATTTATTGCGGGCCTTATACTTTTAGGAGTTCATTTCGGTGTAAAAACAGCGGTAGGAACTATTTTTTTACCACTAGTCGTTTATCTAACTGAGGATTGGGAACCGTGGACCTCCGACCCTTTATTAGGATCACTTTTCGGAGGGATTGGAGTTGGGCTTGGACTTGGAATTGTCTTTCGAGGCAAGGCTTCTACAGGAGGAACAGATTTAGCAGCGCAAATTATTAATAAATATACAGGTTTAACACTTGGAACATGTGTGGCGTTAATTGACGGGTTAATTGTACTGTCAGCCGCCATTGTTTTCGATATTGAGAAAGGTTTGTACGCGCTGATTGGCCTATTTGTTACAAGTAAGACGATTGATTTAGTACAAGTCGGCATTGGTCGTTCGAAGATGACACTCATTATTACCAATCGTCAAGAAGAAATTCGAGATGGTATTTTGAATAAAATTGATCGAGGTGTGACAAAACTATCTGCATATGGTGGTTATACGGATGATGAGAGACCCATATTAATGTGTGTTGTCGATCAGACAGAATTCACAAAGTTGAAACAACTAGTGAAGGCGATTGATCCATCAGCATTTATTGTTGTTACGGACTCTTCTGAAGTGCTTGGAGAAGGTTTCAATCGGGCGTAA
- the ftsX gene encoding permease-like cell division protein FtsX → MNFNTLLRHLRESLKNIVRNSWMTFASASAVTVTLVLVGVFVVLMLNMNKVATDIEKDIEIKVFLSLEADEEMIDKLESQIEGISGVESIVFSSKDEELKDLMDDVGEEFGLFEQENPLYDAFVIKAEDPTETKSIATQIRRFDNIEEVVYGEAKIDRLFSFFKYSRNVGLVLIIGLLFTAMFLISNTIKITIVARRKEIEIMKLVGATNWFVRWPFILEGLWLGILGSVIPVILVSTSYYYAYQYIEPKLRNSLFSILEVTPFIYQVNILIVLMGCLIGVWGSMMSVRKFLKI, encoded by the coding sequence ATGAACTTTAATACCCTTTTACGTCACTTACGTGAAAGCTTGAAAAATATCGTGCGAAATAGCTGGATGACTTTCGCTTCAGCTAGCGCCGTTACAGTAACATTAGTACTTGTTGGTGTTTTTGTAGTACTCATGCTAAATATGAATAAAGTGGCGACAGATATAGAAAAAGATATTGAAATTAAGGTGTTCTTATCTTTAGAAGCAGATGAAGAGATGATTGACAAGTTAGAGTCACAAATTGAGGGTATCTCAGGAGTGGAAAGTATCGTATTCTCATCAAAAGATGAAGAATTGAAGGATTTAATGGATGATGTTGGCGAAGAGTTTGGACTTTTTGAGCAAGAAAATCCATTATACGATGCGTTTGTTATTAAAGCAGAAGATCCGACAGAAACGAAGTCAATTGCAACACAAATTCGACGATTCGATAATATAGAGGAAGTAGTATATGGCGAAGCCAAAATCGATCGATTATTTAGCTTTTTTAAATACAGTCGAAATGTAGGTTTAGTGTTAATCATTGGACTGTTATTTACAGCGATGTTTCTAATCTCTAATACAATTAAAATTACGATTGTCGCACGGAGAAAAGAAATAGAAATTATGAAGCTAGTCGGAGCAACCAATTGGTTTGTTCGATGGCCATTTATTTTAGAAGGGCTGTGGCTTGGTATATTAGGATCCGTTATTCCTGTCATTCTAGTATCTACTAGCTATTATTATGCCTATCAATATATTGAGCCTAAGCTTCGAAACTCTCTTTTTTCAATACTAGAAGTAACGCCATTTATTTACCAAGTGAACATATTGATCGTATTAATGGGATGTTTGATCGGTGTTTGGGGCAGCATGATGTCCGTCCGCAAATTCTTAAAAATATAA
- the fliS gene encoding flagellar export chaperone FliS — MAVNNPYKTYQDNAVNTASSGELTLMLYNGCLKFLHAGKKAMQDQHIELKNTNIQKAQNIIQELMVTLNLEIEMSQNMLSLYDYMNRQLMTANVKNDLDIMEEVEGMIVELRDTWKQVIQLNRRQQHTGGQA, encoded by the coding sequence ATGGCCGTAAACAACCCATATAAAACCTATCAAGACAATGCGGTGAATACCGCTTCTTCAGGAGAGCTGACGCTAATGCTATATAATGGATGCTTGAAGTTTCTTCATGCTGGCAAAAAAGCCATGCAAGATCAGCATATAGAACTAAAGAACACTAATATTCAAAAGGCACAGAACATTATCCAGGAGTTAATGGTGACGCTTAATCTGGAGATTGAAATGTCCCAAAATATGCTGAGTTTATATGATTATATGAACCGTCAGTTAATGACAGCGAATGTCAAAAATGATCTTGACATAATGGAAGAAGTGGAAGGCATGATTGTAGAGTTGCGCGACACATGGAAGCAAGTAATTCAACTAAACCGCAGACAACAACACACTGGTGGTCAAGCGTAA
- a CDS encoding SEC-C metal-binding domain-containing protein, producing MTQIGRNEPCLCGSGKKYKKCCGKANSVTVEELVSTELDHLQMQMMDYVLKKKDAEMVQEYQKYISNSEQFQKDEEIFEIAFTIWYLFIRKNSQGHTLSKQFIESQMESIQRPLTREIVSSWEEAPFIAGKISNVQETSITLQDALSGQTFSLDEQDQDLKENAFVIGVVLTYGEKQVLFGQYFIFPSLGEELFAHAQEKYIEGVHESFFTLVDYAFQVYKDDTRKEKSPRVTGKSKFNKASYEKATESLKTYLEENGEESNRVEFAVSLLEEYLERAKPTMRNPHVYAAATVEAVKHYLPKHVNLLQKEIAASFDVSPQSISKKRKEIVDAVEDMISDKEGLSLQQ from the coding sequence ATGACACAAATTGGTAGAAATGAACCGTGCCTATGTGGGAGCGGCAAAAAATATAAAAAATGTTGTGGAAAAGCGAATTCCGTAACAGTTGAAGAACTAGTCTCTACAGAGCTTGACCACCTACAAATGCAAATGATGGATTATGTTCTTAAGAAGAAAGATGCTGAAATGGTGCAGGAGTATCAGAAATACATTTCAAACAGTGAGCAATTCCAAAAAGACGAGGAAATTTTTGAAATCGCCTTTACTATTTGGTATTTATTTATTCGTAAAAATAGTCAGGGACATACGCTATCGAAGCAATTTATTGAAAGTCAAATGGAGTCGATTCAACGTCCTCTTACACGGGAAATCGTATCTTCGTGGGAGGAAGCTCCGTTTATTGCTGGGAAAATATCAAATGTCCAGGAGACGTCGATTACCCTTCAAGATGCATTAAGTGGTCAGACATTTTCGTTAGATGAACAAGATCAAGACTTAAAGGAGAACGCTTTTGTTATTGGAGTGGTTCTTACCTATGGTGAAAAACAAGTGTTATTTGGTCAATATTTTATTTTTCCTAGCCTTGGCGAAGAATTATTTGCACACGCGCAAGAAAAGTATATAGAGGGAGTTCATGAAAGTTTCTTTACATTGGTCGACTATGCCTTTCAAGTATACAAAGATGATACTCGCAAAGAGAAGTCGCCACGAGTGACAGGGAAGTCGAAATTTAATAAAGCTTCATATGAAAAGGCAACCGAATCACTAAAAACATATCTTGAAGAGAATGGGGAGGAAAGCAATCGAGTAGAATTTGCTGTTTCGTTACTAGAAGAATATTTAGAAAGAGCAAAGCCTACTATGAGGAACCCACACGTATACGCAGCGGCTACAGTAGAAGCAGTGAAACATTATTTACCTAAGCATGTAAATCTTCTTCAAAAGGAAATTGCTGCAAGCTTTGACGTTTCACCTCAATCTATTTCGAAAAAAAGAAAAGAGATTGTTGATGCTGTGGAAGATATGATTTCTGATAAGGAAGGTTTGTCGCTTCAACAGTAA
- the ftsE gene encoding cell division ATP-binding protein FtsE, with protein sequence MIQMTNVYKEYSNGIVAANGIDVQIQQGEFIYVVGPSGAGKSTFIKLMYREEKPTSGDVIINGINTAKLKSHRVPYLRRNMGVVFQDFKLLPSLTVYENVAFALEVTEEPTVMMKKRVMDVLDLVGLKHKARMLPDELSGGEQQRVSIARSIVNTPKLVIADEPTGNLDPETSWEIMKIFEEINTRGTTVIMATHNRDIVNTIRHRVIAIENGKIVRDEQRGDYGYEL encoded by the coding sequence ATGATTCAAATGACAAATGTCTATAAAGAATACTCAAATGGTATTGTTGCTGCTAATGGGATTGATGTCCAAATCCAGCAAGGTGAGTTTATTTACGTGGTAGGTCCCAGTGGAGCAGGGAAGTCTACATTTATTAAATTAATGTACCGTGAGGAAAAACCTACTTCTGGAGATGTCATCATTAATGGCATTAATACTGCGAAGCTAAAAAGCCACCGTGTCCCATACTTGCGCAGAAATATGGGAGTAGTCTTTCAAGATTTTAAACTTCTTCCATCTTTAACCGTGTATGAGAATGTAGCGTTTGCATTGGAAGTGACTGAAGAACCCACTGTGATGATGAAGAAAAGAGTGATGGATGTTTTAGACTTAGTCGGTTTAAAACATAAGGCTAGAATGCTACCAGATGAACTCTCAGGAGGGGAACAGCAACGTGTATCGATTGCCAGATCCATCGTGAACACGCCGAAGTTAGTCATTGCTGACGAACCAACAGGGAATTTAGATCCTGAAACATCTTGGGAAATTATGAAGATTTTTGAAGAAATTAATACGCGTGGTACGACAGTTATTATGGCTACCCATAATCGTGATATTGTTAACACGATTCGCCATCGTGTCATTGCTATAGAAAATGGTAAAATTGTTCGAGACGAGCAACGAGGTGATTACGGCTATGAACTTTAA
- a CDS encoding cytochrome c translates to MKKLIYSVLLGSVLVLSACGGGEDEPEKVGIEKLVDQKCATCHGGNLQGDYGPKIDNIGAKLSEDEILDIIVNGKGQMPGVLKGEEAKEVAEWFANKK, encoded by the coding sequence GTGAAAAAATTAATATATAGTGTCCTGTTAGGTTCTGTATTAGTGTTAAGTGCATGTGGTGGTGGTGAAGATGAGCCTGAGAAAGTAGGAATCGAAAAGCTTGTTGACCAAAAATGTGCGACATGTCATGGAGGGAACTTACAAGGTGACTATGGCCCAAAGATTGATAATATCGGGGCAAAACTAAGTGAAGATGAGATTTTAGACATTATCGTAAATGGAAAAGGACAAATGCCTGGTGTCCTAAAAGGTGAAGAAGCAAAAGAAGTAGCAGAATGGTTTGCAAATAAAAAATAA
- the prfB gene encoding peptide chain release factor 2 (programmed frameshift), whose protein sequence is MELSEMKVELEKTAKKLADFRGSLDLETKEERIAELDEMMADPNFWNDQQAAQGVINEANGLKDLVNEYNDLFETHETLEVTFELAKEEADEDLEGELETELVDLSERLNHFELQLLLSEPYDKNNAILELHPGAGGTESQDWGSMLLRMYTRWAEKKGFKVETLDYLAGDEAGIKSVTLLIKGHNAYGYLKAEKGVHRLVRISPFDSSGRRHTSFASCEVVPEFNEEVELDVRTEDLKIDTYRASGAGGQHINTTDSAVRITHIPTGIVVTCQSERSQIKNRAQAMNMLKAKLYQKKIEEQQEQLLEIRGEQKEIGWGSQIRSYVFHPYSMVKDHRTSTETGNVQSVMDGDIDPFIDSYLRSRIH, encoded by the exons ATGGAATTGTCAGAAATGAAAGTGGAGTTAGAAAAAACAGCTAAGAAGCTAGCTGATTTTAGGGGGTCTCTT GACCTCGAAACGAAGGAAGAACGAATTGCAGAGCTAGATGAAATGATGGCAGATCCAAACTTTTGGAATGATCAGCAGGCAGCTCAAGGTGTCATAAACGAGGCCAATGGTTTAAAGGATCTTGTTAATGAGTACAATGATTTATTTGAAACTCATGAAACATTAGAAGTCACATTTGAACTAGCGAAAGAAGAGGCCGACGAAGACCTCGAAGGGGAGCTCGAGACGGAATTAGTTGACTTATCAGAGAGACTAAACCATTTTGAACTTCAGTTGTTATTAAGCGAACCTTATGATAAAAATAATGCCATTTTAGAGCTGCACCCTGGTGCTGGAGGTACCGAATCTCAAGATTGGGGATCCATGCTACTTCGAATGTATACACGTTGGGCAGAGAAAAAAGGGTTTAAAGTTGAGACTCTTGATTACCTTGCTGGTGATGAAGCAGGGATTAAAAGTGTGACGCTTTTAATTAAAGGGCATAATGCTTACGGCTATCTAAAAGCAGAAAAAGGTGTTCACCGCTTAGTGCGTATTTCTCCTTTTGATTCTTCAGGTCGTCGTCATACTTCATTTGCGTCTTGTGAGGTTGTTCCAGAATTTAACGAAGAAGTTGAACTAGACGTACGTACAGAAGATTTGAAAATTGATACGTATCGTGCAAGTGGTGCTGGTGGACAGCATATTAATACGACTGACTCTGCTGTCAGGATTACTCATATTCCAACAGGCATTGTCGTGACGTGTCAATCTGAACGCTCTCAAATTAAAAATAGAGCACAAGCGATGAATATGTTGAAGGCCAAGCTTTATCAAAAGAAAATTGAAGAGCAACAAGAACAGCTTCTTGAAATACGTGGGGAGCAGAAAGAAATTGGCTGGGGAAGTCAAATTCGATCCTATGTATTTCACCCCTATTCGATGGTGAAAGATCACCGCACAAGCACAGAGACTGGGAATGTACAATCAGTAATGGATGGTGATATCGATCCATTTATTGATTCATATTTACGTTCACGTATACATTAA